Proteins encoded by one window of Lathyrus oleraceus cultivar Zhongwan6 chromosome 1, CAAS_Psat_ZW6_1.0, whole genome shotgun sequence:
- the LOC127094693 gene encoding late embryogenesis abundant protein 7-like, which translates to MDSNKTSYNAGQTKGQAEEKTSNIMDKASNTAQSAKESMQETGQQMQAKAHQATDAVKQAMSNK; encoded by the exons ATGGATTCCAACAAGACAAGTTACAATGCTGGACAGACCAAGGGCCAAGCTGAG GAAAAAACTAGCAACATAATGGACAAAGCTAGCAATACTGCTCAATCAGCCAAGGAATCAATGCAAGAG ACTGGTCAGCAGATGCAGGCAAAGGCACACCAAGCTACTGATGCTGTGAAGCAGGCGATGAGCAACAAATAA
- the LOC127094683 gene encoding uncharacterized protein LOC127094683, with translation MSQHQDTFASKNTKFTPKFSVPPMGVPNDEILDVAPLSVIPSVNIDLNQPISIDASASAYSNQGNPSSISGVSTPLAQMYPPPEVKQPSGKGDDSSSSEKAVAAEGLCSLGKTVTDKGKYVASNTANASHSEKHDNKNVVIDLEDGSSDDQEESLIHHIKPSVAKRMKTRKGKCVAELMSARKAKKTVVIGPSKLWSNVEIKKRKVRDDSEPKEDVEEDVPDISHAKKTTIRKSPIKVHVIHLDNISFHLEDGAAKWKFVIQRKVAVEREFGKDVVDVKDVMDLIQVVELLKTVVGFSQCYEGLVKEFIVNILEDISDKKSKEFCKVYVRGRNNEGAGELEVTDNQHLPAGKLTIKYHILHKIGVANGVATNHISTIANTLGRFIFAVGTKVKFDYGRYMFDQIIKHITTNAVKLPIAFPSMICGIILNQHPGILCSNDLPSRRKPALSVHYKLFEGSHIEDIVMTSSMRRPVSKVGAIVELKETCKELGEGIRVATTRK, from the exons atgtcacaacatcaagaTACATTTGCTTCTAAAAATACTAAGTTCACTCCAAAATTTAGTGTTCCTCCCATGGGCGTCCCTAATGATGAGATTCTAGATGTTGCTCCTCTCTCTGTTATTCCCTCCGTAAACATTGATTTGAACCAACCCATCTCCATTGATGCCTCCGCTTCTGCATATTCTAATCAAGGTAATCCCTCTAGTATTTC GGGGGTTTCTACTCCCCTTGCTCAAATGTATCCCCCTCCTGAGGTTAAACAACCTAGTGGTAAGGGTGATGATTCCTCCAGTTCTGAAAAGGCAGTGGCTGCTGAAGGGTTGTGCTCTCTAGGGAAAACCGTGACTGACAAAGGGAAATATGTGGCCTCTAACACGGCTAATGCTTCCCACTCTGAGAAGCATGATAATAAAAATGTTGTGATTGATCTAGAGGATGGTAGCTCTGATGATCAAGAGGAAAGCTTGATTCATCACATAAAGCCAAGTGTGGCTAAACGCATGAAGACTCGCAAAGGAAAATGTGTGGCTGAACTTATGTCAGCTAGAAAAGCTAAGAAGACTGTTGTCATTGGTCCCTCCAAACTATGGAGCAACGTTGAAATaaagaagaggaaggtcagagatGATTCTGAGCCTAAAgaggatgttgaggaagatgtccctgacatctcgCATGCGAAGAAAACTACTATTAGGAAGTCTCCTATTAAAGTACATGTTATTCATTTGGATAACATCTCCTTCCATCTTGAGGATGGAGCTGCTaagtggaaatttgtgattcaGAGAAAGGTAGCTGTGGAAAGGGAATTTGGAAAAGATGTTGTTGATGTCAAGGACGTCATGGACCTGATACAAGTTGTTGAGCTTTTGAAGACTGTTGTTGGGTTCTCTCAATGCTACGAAGGTTTAGTCAAGGAATTTATTGTTAATATTCTTGAGGATATTTCTGATAAGAAAAGCAAAGAGTTCTGCAAGGTGTATGTGAGAG GCAGAAATAATGAGGGTGCAGGAGAATTAGAGGTTACAGACAATCAG catcttcctgctgGGAAGTTGACTATCAAGTATCATATCCTGCATAAAATAGGAGTTGCTAACGGGGTCGCTACCAACCATATCTCCACCATTGCTAATACTCTTGGGAGGTTTATTTTTGCTGTTGGGACAAAAGTGAAATTTGACTATGGTAGATATATGTTTGATCAAATCATCAAGCATATAACTACTAACGCAGTTAAGCTGCCAATTGCTTTTCCCTCTATGATCTGTGGAATTATCTTGAATCAACATCCTGGTATTCTGTGCTCAAATGATTTACCTAGTAGGAGAAAACCAGCTCTGTCTGTGCACTACAAACTCTTTGAAGGGAGTCATATCGAggacattgtcatgacatcttccATGAGGAGGCCAGTGTCAAAAGTTGGAGCAATTGTTGAGCTTAAGGAGACATGCAAAGAGCTAGGTGAAGGGATTAGGGTAGCCACAACTAGAAAATAA